The genomic DNA CGTGCGCAATGCGGCCGCATGACGGGCTATTTCGTCATTATTGGTTAACAATGCCCCACCCTCTGCAGTGGTAATGCTTTTGATAGGATGAAAACTGAAAACTGAAATATCCGAATACCTGCAGCAGCCGACAGGTTCACCCGCATATTCGCCACCAAATGCATGGCACGAATCTTCTATTATGAAAAATTTATACTCAACGGATAGCTTTCTAATTTTACTAATATCTGCACTATGGCCAGCATAATTCACCACTACTAAAGCCTTAGGAAGCTTATTTTCCGGTGTTTGTGCCAGTTTTTTTGTTAATGCATCTACAGATATACAACCTGTTTTTATATCAATATCAACAAAGTCAATATTGGCACCACAATATAAACCTGCGTTAGCAGATGCTATAAAACTGATGGGTGATGTCCACACACAATCACCGGATTTAATCCCCAACGCCAGGCATGCAAGATGCAACCCCGCCGTACCCGATGACACAGCAACAGCATGTTTTACTTTGCATCTTTTTGCTAATAAATCTTCGAACTGGGTAACTGTGTTTCCCTGGGTTAAAAAATCAGATTTCAACACCGCTGTAACAGCAGCAATATCATCTTCATCAATATGATGCCGATTATACGGAATCATACATGTGCCTCGTTATGCATAGTTCTGATTTCCTCGACTGTCATAAAGTGCGGATTGCTACCAGAATTGTATGAAAATCCTTGTTCAACTGGCTTACCAATTTCTTCCAGCCTGTTTAGTTCAAAGTTGCTGGCATGAGTAAACTGGATAGACGGCATAATCACGTAGTGATCCAGAAACTCCAGCGTGCGATGGCTGTCATCCCGCGGGCACATAGTTTCATGCAGTTTTTCACCGGGGCGAATGCCTATTTCTTTCAGGGGCATTCCGGGGGCTATCGCTTCGGCCAGATCTGTCATGGGATGGATGGAATTTTCGGCACGAAAATTTCACCACCGTGCATACGTTCGAAATTCTTTAATACAAAATCTACCCCCTGTTGCAGGGTGATCCAGAAACGTGTCATTTTGTAGTCAGTGATAGGTAATTCCGTTTCACCGTTTTTAATCAGTTTTTTGAAGAACGGCACTACCGAACCCCGTGAGCCCACCACATTGCCATAACGCACTACGGCAAACCGGGTATTGTTTCCGCCGGTAATATTATTCGCCGCAACAAATAATTTGTCTGAGCAAAGTTTGGTAGCGCCATAGAGATTAACAGGGTTAGCGGCTTTATCGGTTGAGAGGGCAATAACCTTCTGCACGCCATTATCCAACGCGGCACGGATGACGTTTTCCGCACCATAGACATTGGTTTTAATGCATTCCATGGGATTATATTCCGCCGCAGGCACTTGTTTTAGTGCAGCGGCATGGATAATAAAATCCACCCCACGGCAGGCCTGCTGGGTGCGATCACGATCCCGCACATCGCCAATAAAATAACGCATCTCCGGGCCATTGAACTGCTGCTGCATTTCAAACTGTTTCATTTCATCCCGGGAGTAGATGATAATTTTTTTTGGTTTATAACGGCTTAACAATGTTTCGGTATATTTACGACCAAACGAGCCAGTACCGCCGGTAATAAGCACACTTTTACCATCAAACATGGGAATCATCCCCGCCAGAAAAATAACACATTTGTTGAAGTGCAATAACCGAACCAGCTGTAATAACCGCTTGATTTACTGGGGGTCTAAGAGCTATGGGGCAAGAATATAAAGAAAAAGCGGCAAAAGTTGCCGCTTGATACTGACATAAGAGGTAATAAAAACCCCATTGGTAGTTACATATGTTTAACGGTGCAGTTTCATGGGTTGAAGTTGAATACCATCTTTACTCACCATCGCTGCCACTTCTGTAAAACCAAACGTTTGTATACAGGCCAGCATATAAAAACAAGCTATAGGTTTTTACAAAGGAAGATGCACTCTCCGCATGCCATAACGCCGTGGCAAGACCTCTACCCTGCTGAGGCGCTGCAACAACATGGCTGTTTTGCAGCAATATCAGAGCTGATTAAACAATGACAAGTTGCTGATTTTGGCAAACGATTGCTGACTCGCTTCGAGTAAAAAACTCTCTAAACTCAACCGA from Alphaproteobacteria bacterium includes the following:
- the pseC gene encoding UDP-4-amino-4,6-dideoxy-N-acetyl-beta-L-altrosamine transaminase; translation: MIPYNRHHIDEDDIAAVTAVLKSDFLTQGNTVTQFEDLLAKRCKVKHAVAVSSGTAGLHLACLALGIKSGDCVWTSPISFIASANAGLYCGANIDFVDIDIKTGCISVDALTKKLAQTPENKLPKALVVVNYAGHSADISKIRKLSVEYKFFIIEDSCHAFGGEYAGEPVGCCRYSDISVFSFHPIKSITTAEGGALLTNNDEIARHAAALRTHGINREAGGVNRYIWSYDQTELGFNYRMSDVQAAIGIGQMKKLDRFIARRTHLASLYAATLPAGIAHVAGDSAGKSAHHLYAVLIDAVNNIEMSNKFFSAMRENGIFVQKNYRPIYHHSFYKNKECYISLGNAEDFYIKQASLPIFYDMDDDQVGLVADKIRQVMREI